One stretch of Bosea vaviloviae DNA includes these proteins:
- a CDS encoding fumarylacetoacetate hydrolase family protein, translating to MTLTRRTMLGSGGAAATLAASAVQAQPVATVKTPFAVAQTTIPIVGSQDLFPVRRIYCIGRNYAAHAREMGSDPTREPPFFFQKPTDAIQLVKPGEVADHPYPSLTKNYHYEVELVAALKSGGRNIPIDKALDHVFGYALGLDMTRRDLQRASGDEKKPWEIGKSFDNSAPIGPIHPVGTVEHFTKGAISLSVNGTVKQNSNLSHMIWSVAEQISKLSEAFELKAGDIIYSGTPENVGPVVKGDVILCKLDGLPDVSIKII from the coding sequence ATGACTCTGACACGCCGTACCATGCTGGGCTCCGGTGGAGCCGCCGCCACTCTTGCTGCCAGTGCCGTGCAGGCACAGCCTGTCGCCACCGTAAAGACCCCCTTCGCGGTTGCGCAGACGACGATCCCGATCGTCGGATCGCAGGATCTCTTCCCGGTTCGGCGGATTTACTGCATCGGGCGCAACTACGCCGCCCATGCCCGCGAGATGGGCTCCGACCCGACGCGTGAGCCGCCCTTCTTCTTCCAGAAGCCGACCGACGCGATCCAGCTCGTCAAGCCCGGCGAGGTCGCCGACCATCCCTATCCCTCGCTGACCAAGAACTATCATTACGAGGTCGAGCTCGTCGCCGCGCTGAAGTCGGGCGGGCGCAACATCCCGATCGACAAGGCGCTCGACCATGTCTTCGGCTATGCGCTCGGCCTCGACATGACGCGGCGCGATCTGCAGCGCGCCTCGGGCGACGAGAAGAAGCCCTGGGAGATCGGCAAGAGCTTTGACAACTCGGCCCCGATCGGCCCGATCCATCCTGTCGGCACGGTCGAGCACTTCACCAAGGGCGCGATCTCGCTTTCCGTGAACGGCACGGTGAAACAGAACTCAAACCTGAGCCACATGATCTGGTCGGTGGCCGAGCAGATCTCGAAGCTGTCGGAAGCCTTCGAGCTCAAGGCCGGCGACATCATCTATTCCGGTACGCCCGAGAATGTCGGCCCCGTCGTCAAGGGCGACGTGATCCTGTGCAAGCTCGACGGCCTGCCGGATGTGTCGATCAAGATCATCTGA
- the gstA gene encoding glutathione transferase GstA: protein MKLYYSPGACSLSPHIALREAGLPFTIEKVDTKAGTTETGKAFATVNPKGYVPALQLDDGAVLTEGAAIVQFIADLAPDADLAPKAGTFARARLQEELNFVATELHKAFAPLFRPTTSEDGKRDARAMVARRLDHVEKTLSDGRDHLLGKDFSVADAYLFTVVNWGGHVEIALEPWPRLQAFMSRVAARESVQQAMRAEGLVQ from the coding sequence ATGAAGCTCTATTATTCCCCCGGCGCCTGCTCGCTTTCCCCCCATATCGCGCTGCGCGAGGCCGGGCTGCCCTTCACCATCGAGAAGGTCGACACCAAGGCCGGCACCACGGAAACGGGCAAGGCCTTTGCAACCGTCAACCCGAAGGGCTACGTGCCCGCCCTGCAGCTCGACGACGGCGCGGTGCTGACCGAAGGCGCGGCCATCGTCCAGTTCATCGCCGACCTTGCTCCCGATGCCGATCTCGCCCCCAAAGCCGGCACCTTCGCCCGGGCGCGGCTGCAGGAGGAGCTCAATTTCGTCGCCACCGAGTTGCACAAGGCCTTTGCGCCGCTGTTTCGCCCCACCACCAGCGAGGACGGCAAGCGCGACGCCCGCGCCATGGTCGCCCGACGCCTCGATCATGTCGAGAAGACGCTCTCGGACGGCCGCGACCATCTGCTTGGCAAGGACTTCAGCGTCGCCGACGCCTACCTCTTCACCGTGGTGAACTGGGGCGGCCATGTCGAGATCGCGCTGGAGCCATGGCCGAGGCTTCAAGCCTTCATGAGCCGCGTGGCGGCTCGCGAATCGGTTCAGCAGGCGATGCGCGCCGAAGGCCTGGTCCAGTAA
- a CDS encoding flavodoxin family protein produces the protein MTTIAIVFHSGYGHTKKVAEHVETGAASTGAKVELIAIDAEGNLPDSAWETIKAADGIIFGSPTYMGGPSWQFKKFADASSKPWYSGEWKGKVAAGFSNSASLNGDKFSTIQYFITLAMQHKLLWTGTGMMPASAKANTRDDLNRLGGFSGLLTASPGDGSIEEMIPGDLKTAEAFGKNVAEVVKSVKG, from the coding sequence ATGACCACGATCGCCATCGTTTTCCATTCCGGCTACGGCCACACCAAGAAGGTCGCCGAGCATGTCGAGACGGGCGCGGCTTCGACCGGCGCCAAGGTCGAGCTCATCGCCATCGACGCCGAAGGCAACCTGCCCGACAGCGCCTGGGAGACCATCAAGGCCGCCGACGGCATCATCTTCGGTTCGCCGACCTATATGGGCGGCCCGTCCTGGCAGTTCAAAAAATTCGCCGACGCCTCCAGCAAGCCCTGGTACAGCGGCGAGTGGAAGGGCAAGGTTGCGGCCGGTTTCTCCAACTCGGCTTCGCTGAACGGCGACAAATTCTCGACCATCCAGTACTTCATCACGCTCGCCATGCAGCACAAGCTGCTCTGGACCGGCACCGGCATGATGCCGGCCAGCGCCAAGGCGAACACCCGCGACGACCTCAACCGGCTCGGCGGCTTCTCGGGCCTGCTCACTGCCTCGCCTGGCGATGGCAGCATCGAGGAGATGATCCCGGGTGACCTGAAGACGGCCGAGGCCTTCGGCAAGAACGTCGCCGAGGTGGTCAAGAGCGTGAAGGGCTGA
- a CDS encoding transporter substrate-binding domain-containing protein, whose protein sequence is MSLRQPSTTIRAWPAYLLAVAILFWLGCGGALAQTPSQPEPSVPQARLVIGTMRAPPFVLRGDDGVWSGLSIELWQQIATALKLEFEMREFDYDPDGLLNAVERNEIDIAVAALPVTPEGEARFDYSHPYFAAGLGIAVKVEPQRSVLGTLASIVTWQSLITVAGLLGLLVTVGALIWLFERRRNPEHFDPRPAYGIADGVWWAAVTMTTTGYGDKTPLTWRGRTIGLVWMFASIFCIALFSATLASSFVVGKLKTGITGPADLPRSRIAAVAGTVGEQWLGLQGMTARSYPFVIQASKALRRGEVEALVFERPILGYMIKEYGWKDLVVLPQTLAVRDYAFAFPHDSAVKEKINRTLLTITQRREWRETVQRYVGASDGGG, encoded by the coding sequence ATGAGCCTGCGCCAGCCATCCACCACGATACGTGCATGGCCTGCATATCTGCTCGCAGTTGCGATACTGTTCTGGCTGGGCTGCGGCGGCGCGCTGGCGCAGACGCCGAGTCAGCCCGAGCCTTCGGTGCCTCAGGCCCGGCTCGTCATCGGCACGATGCGGGCGCCGCCCTTCGTGCTGCGCGGCGACGATGGCGTCTGGAGTGGGCTGAGCATCGAGCTCTGGCAGCAGATCGCAACCGCGTTAAAGCTCGAATTCGAGATGCGCGAGTTCGATTACGATCCCGACGGACTGCTGAACGCGGTCGAGCGCAATGAGATCGACATCGCCGTCGCAGCGCTTCCGGTCACGCCGGAGGGCGAAGCGCGCTTCGACTATTCGCATCCCTACTTCGCCGCCGGACTCGGCATCGCGGTCAAGGTCGAACCGCAGCGCAGCGTGCTCGGGACATTGGCGAGCATCGTCACCTGGCAGTCGCTCATCACGGTCGCGGGCCTGCTTGGCCTGCTGGTCACGGTCGGTGCGCTGATCTGGCTGTTCGAGCGGCGGCGCAATCCCGAGCATTTCGACCCGCGCCCGGCCTATGGCATCGCCGACGGCGTCTGGTGGGCGGCGGTGACGATGACCACCACGGGCTATGGCGACAAGACACCGCTGACCTGGCGCGGCCGGACGATCGGGCTGGTCTGGATGTTCGCCAGCATCTTCTGCATCGCGCTGTTTTCGGCGACGCTGGCGTCCTCCTTCGTCGTCGGCAAGCTCAAGACCGGCATCACTGGCCCCGCCGATCTGCCGCGCTCCCGGATCGCCGCGGTCGCAGGCACCGTCGGCGAGCAATGGCTCGGCCTGCAAGGGATGACGGCGCGCAGCTATCCCTTCGTGATTCAGGCCAGCAAGGCCTTGCGCCGCGGCGAGGTCGAGGCGCTGGTCTTCGAGCGCCCGATCCTCGGTTACATGATCAAGGAATATGGCTGGAAGGATCTGGTCGTGCTGCCGCAAACGCTGGCCGTGCGCGACTATGCCTTCGCCTTTCCCCATGACAGCGCGGTCAAGGAGAAGATCAACCGCACCCTGCTGACGATAACCCAGCGCCGCGAATGGCGCGAGACGGTTCAGCGCTATGTCGGTGCGAGCGACGGCGGCGGGTAA
- a CDS encoding nuclear transport factor 2 family protein, translating into MDPRFSEIAENLGRYFDGLYHSDAAELGRVFHEQAIYACASEGRLTHLTMDAYLPMVAGRPSPASRGEERRDRILSIEFAGPVTALARVECAIGEKRFTDLLSFVRLDGQWRIIAKVFHFDIAASS; encoded by the coding sequence ATGGACCCGCGCTTCTCCGAGATCGCCGAAAACCTGGGCCGCTATTTCGACGGCCTCTACCACAGCGACGCGGCCGAACTCGGCCGCGTTTTCCACGAGCAGGCTATCTATGCCTGCGCCAGCGAGGGCAGGCTCACCCATCTGACGATGGACGCCTATCTGCCCATGGTCGCGGGCCGGCCCTCTCCGGCGAGCCGTGGCGAAGAGAGACGCGACCGCATCCTGTCGATCGAATTCGCCGGTCCGGTCACGGCGCTGGCGCGGGTCGAATGCGCGATCGGCGAGAAGCGCTTCACCGACCTGCTGAGCTTCGTCAGGCTCGACGGGCAGTGGCGCATCATCGCCAAGGTCTTCCATTTCGACATCGCCGCGTCGTCGTGA
- a CDS encoding Na/Pi cotransporter family protein, with product MQIDIFTQVIVPVVGGLGIFMLGLEFMSNGIQNLAVNKMRALLAKIAGTPVKGVMAGTFITGVIQSSTAMTVMVVGLVNAGVIGLRPAISVIMGANIGTTLGNGLIALPLGPLGLFLAGIFALLHIFAKTDKVKNIALACMGFALIFYGLNLMTGGLRPLRAMPEVMGVISSLKADSYLGLLYCVLIAAGITAMIHSSSATIGIVMGLGAAGILDWKTAVAFSLGADLGTTITSWMASLNLTKNAKRAAYFHISFNIIGVAITIPLFFVSMDILTWAMQWFGGDPGKAVIVGGKETFPLIPVAIGLYSTFFNIFNAALLFPFLGIFERVLMKVGATATNEQEDYTQPIYLTAAAAGDPATAVPAVQRETGRYLEAARKFLDIAKGAPDAPDKIEEHYAAIDILNREIRSYTSGMFKADMSYARADLVASLIEEEDQTASLGETLYQIARRIERQPFGEIGRGLVDTVVDQVADALRAIIPIDQVNPPVVADAEPRLKGLLELRERCLRLGAELPWVERGAILALLGSAERAFYLIERIDSERKSVSRSVPAAATAGEQVRNAGSFGAAVPA from the coding sequence ATGCAGATCGATATTTTCACGCAGGTCATCGTACCGGTGGTCGGAGGATTGGGCATCTTCATGCTCGGCCTCGAATTCATGAGCAACGGCATCCAGAACCTCGCGGTCAACAAGATGCGGGCGCTGCTGGCCAAGATCGCCGGCACCCCGGTCAAGGGCGTGATGGCCGGCACCTTCATCACCGGCGTCATCCAGTCGAGCACGGCCATGACCGTCATGGTCGTCGGCCTCGTCAATGCCGGCGTCATCGGCCTGAGACCGGCCATCAGCGTGATCATGGGCGCCAATATCGGCACCACGCTCGGCAATGGCCTGATTGCGTTGCCGCTCGGACCGCTCGGCCTGTTCCTCGCCGGCATCTTCGCGTTGCTGCATATCTTCGCCAAGACCGACAAGGTGAAGAACATCGCGCTCGCCTGCATGGGTTTCGCGCTGATCTTCTACGGGCTCAACCTGATGACCGGCGGCCTGCGCCCGCTGCGCGCCATGCCGGAAGTCATGGGCGTGATCTCGTCGCTCAAGGCTGACAGCTATCTCGGCTTGCTCTACTGCGTGTTGATCGCGGCCGGCATCACCGCGATGATCCACTCCTCATCGGCGACGATCGGTATCGTGATGGGTCTCGGCGCCGCCGGCATCCTCGACTGGAAGACGGCCGTCGCCTTCTCGCTCGGCGCGGATCTGGGCACCACCATCACCTCCTGGATGGCCTCCCTCAACCTGACCAAGAACGCCAAACGAGCGGCCTACTTCCATATTTCCTTCAACATTATCGGCGTCGCCATCACGATACCCTTGTTCTTCGTCTCGATGGATATTCTGACCTGGGCGATGCAGTGGTTCGGCGGCGATCCGGGCAAGGCCGTCATTGTCGGCGGCAAGGAGACCTTCCCGCTTATCCCCGTGGCGATCGGGCTCTACTCGACCTTCTTCAACATCTTCAACGCCGCCCTGCTCTTTCCCTTCCTTGGGATCTTCGAACGGGTTTTGATGAAGGTCGGCGCGACCGCGACGAACGAGCAGGAAGACTACACCCAGCCGATATATCTCACAGCTGCCGCGGCCGGCGACCCAGCCACGGCCGTTCCCGCCGTGCAGCGCGAGACCGGGCGTTATCTCGAGGCCGCCCGCAAGTTCCTCGACATCGCCAAGGGCGCGCCCGACGCGCCCGACAAGATCGAGGAGCACTACGCCGCGATCGACATCCTCAACCGCGAGATCCGTTCCTACACCTCGGGCATGTTCAAGGCCGATATGTCCTATGCCCGGGCTGATCTCGTCGCGAGCCTGATCGAGGAAGAGGATCAGACCGCGAGCCTCGGCGAGACGCTCTACCAGATCGCCCGCCGGATCGAGCGCCAGCCCTTCGGCGAGATCGGCCGGGGCCTCGTCGACACGGTCGTCGACCAGGTCGCCGACGCGCTGCGCGCGATCATCCCGATCGACCAGGTCAACCCGCCGGTCGTCGCCGACGCGGAACCGCGCCTCAAGGGCCTGCTCGAACTGCGCGAGCGCTGCCTGCGCCTGGGCGCGGAGCTTCCCTGGGTCGAGCGTGGCGCGATTCTCGCCCTGCTCGGCAGCGCCGAGCGCGCCTTCTACCTGATCGAGCGGATCGACTCCGAGCGCAAATCGGTCTCGCGTTCGGTGCCGGCTGCGGCCACCGCCGGCGAACAGGTGCGCAACGCGGGCAGTTTCGGAGCTGCGGTCCCGGCCTGA
- a CDS encoding winged helix-turn-helix transcriptional regulator has protein sequence MVWLLSGGPRRFGELRRDIPLISAKMLSARLRALEEKGVVARRVVPSSPPSVEYKLTALGEELMPAIQAIAGVGVKLKAQALAAAQAA, from the coding sequence GTGGTTTGGCTCTTGAGCGGCGGCCCGCGCCGTTTCGGCGAGCTCAGGCGCGACATTCCGCTAATCTCCGCGAAGATGCTGAGTGCAAGGTTGCGGGCGCTGGAGGAGAAGGGCGTGGTGGCGCGCCGGGTCGTGCCGAGTTCGCCGCCTTCGGTCGAGTACAAGCTGACTGCGTTGGGCGAGGAACTGATGCCGGCGATCCAGGCGATCGCAGGCGTGGGCGTCAAGCTGAAGGCGCAGGCGCTTGCAGCAGCGCAGGCGGCCTGA
- a CDS encoding ABC transporter permease, whose translation MSLIEAIRSALSAIGANALRSALTMLGIIIGVAAVIAMVAIGSGARERVTAQIKSLGANLAIIQSGNVTQGGVRLGAGASSTLTDEDARAIIREVDDVVAAAPILVTRAQAVFAGTNWSTQITATDLDFFTAREWDIAEGRLFEPEELRRGGIVAVIGQTVAKNLFGEVNPLDQQFRIRNVPFKVIGVMAGKGQSALGQDQDDVIFVPLDTGRRRIVGRNYARDASVQTVMVKFANEQAIDPGIEQMRALLRQRHRLAEEQDDDFIIRNLTEIANTATAAANTLSWLLAAVAAVSLLVGGIGIMNIMLVSVTERTREIGLRLAVGARQRDVLAQFLIEATTLATIGGAVGIALGIAAALTIANFAGWPSVVSIETILIAVGVSGMIGVFFGFYPARQAARLDPIEALRRE comes from the coding sequence TCCGTTCGGCGCTCTCGGCCATCGGCGCCAATGCCTTGCGCTCGGCGCTGACCATGCTCGGCATCATCATCGGCGTCGCTGCCGTCATCGCCATGGTCGCGATCGGCTCGGGCGCACGCGAGCGCGTCACCGCGCAGATCAAGTCGCTCGGCGCCAATCTCGCGATCATCCAGTCCGGCAATGTCACGCAAGGCGGCGTCAGGCTGGGCGCCGGCGCCTCCTCGACGCTGACGGATGAGGACGCTCGCGCCATCATCCGCGAGGTCGACGACGTCGTGGCCGCCGCCCCCATTCTCGTCACCCGCGCTCAGGCCGTCTTCGCCGGCACGAACTGGTCGACACAGATCACCGCGACCGATCTCGATTTCTTCACCGCGCGCGAATGGGATATCGCGGAGGGGCGTCTGTTCGAGCCGGAGGAATTGCGCCGCGGCGGGATCGTCGCCGTCATCGGCCAGACGGTGGCGAAGAACCTTTTCGGCGAGGTGAACCCGCTCGACCAGCAGTTCCGCATCCGCAACGTGCCCTTCAAGGTCATCGGCGTGATGGCGGGCAAGGGCCAGTCGGCGCTCGGCCAGGACCAGGACGACGTCATCTTCGTGCCGCTCGACACCGGGCGTCGCCGCATCGTCGGGCGCAACTACGCCCGCGACGCCTCGGTCCAGACGGTGATGGTGAAATTCGCCAACGAGCAGGCGATCGATCCCGGCATCGAGCAGATGCGCGCCTTGCTGCGCCAGCGCCACCGCCTCGCCGAGGAGCAGGATGACGACTTCATCATCCGCAACCTGACCGAGATCGCCAACACCGCCACCGCCGCCGCCAACACGCTGTCCTGGCTGCTCGCGGCGGTCGCCGCCGTCTCGCTCCTGGTCGGCGGCATCGGCATCATGAACATCATGCTGGTCTCGGTCACGGAGCGTACCCGCGAGATCGGGCTCAGGCTCGCCGTCGGCGCGCGCCAGCGCGACGTGCTGGCGCAGTTCCTGATCGAGGCGACCACATTGGCGACGATCGGCGGCGCGGTCGGGATCGCGCTCGGCATAGCAGCGGCGCTGACCATAGCGAATTTCGCCGGCTGGCCATCTGTCGTCTCGATCGAGACGATCCTGATCGCGGTCGGCGTCTCCGGGATGATCGGCGTCTTCTTCGGCTTCTACCCGGCGCGCCAGGCGGCGCGGCTCGACCCCATCGAGGCGCTCAGGCGCGAATAG
- a CDS encoding ABC transporter permease, producing MTIANFAGWPSVVSIETILIAVGVSGMIGVFFGFHPALKAERLDPIEALRRE from the coding sequence GTGACGATCGCGAATTTCGCCGGCTGGCCATCCGTCGTCTCGATCGAGACGATCCTGATCGCGGTCGGCGTCTCCGGAATGATCGGCGTCTTCTTCGGCTTCCACCCGGCGCTCAAAGCCGAGCGGCTCGACCCGATCGAAGCGCTCAGGCGGGAATAG
- a CDS encoding phosphate ABC transporter substrate-binding protein gives MTASQDLRTLRRAAFLALPLLAIAALAAVYLLDDGRDAAQDSGSLQILGSETMRPLVTACAEAFMARNPQADIVVRGGGSGDGVAALLNGMIDIGMTSRPLSDKERDFAATRGIDLAISDLAIDGIAVIVNGANPLSALSLDRLKAVFTGEVANWRDLGGADRPVLVFGRAAGSGTATLFTDRVLGGAAETPGAQKLATNEAIVTEVAARPDAIGYTSLGAVRNAGNRIRLVALGAAGSAAVAPTPETLRNGAYPLGRMLFFGVAGAVSSTARAFIDSCAGQAGQALIQRAGYVPLQAGSR, from the coding sequence ATGACGGCAAGCCAAGACCTCCGCACGCTCAGGCGCGCCGCTTTCCTGGCCCTGCCGCTGCTTGCAATCGCCGCACTGGCTGCGGTCTACCTGTTGGACGACGGCCGCGACGCCGCCCAGGATTCCGGCTCGTTGCAGATCCTCGGCTCGGAAACGATGCGCCCGCTCGTGACAGCCTGCGCCGAGGCCTTCATGGCGCGCAATCCGCAGGCCGATATCGTCGTGCGCGGCGGCGGCTCCGGTGATGGCGTCGCGGCCCTGCTGAACGGCATGATCGATATCGGCATGACCTCGCGCCCGCTCTCGGACAAGGAGCGCGACTTCGCGGCGACGCGTGGCATCGATCTGGCGATTTCCGACCTAGCGATTGACGGCATCGCGGTCATCGTCAATGGCGCGAACCCGTTGTCGGCGCTCTCGCTCGACCGGCTCAAGGCTGTCTTCACCGGCGAAGTCGCCAACTGGCGCGATCTCGGCGGTGCCGATCGTCCCGTCCTCGTCTTCGGCCGGGCCGCCGGCTCTGGCACCGCCACGCTTTTCACCGACCGCGTTCTCGGCGGCGCGGCGGAAACGCCCGGCGCCCAGAAGCTCGCCACGAACGAGGCTATCGTCACCGAGGTGGCGGCGCGGCCGGACGCGATCGGCTACACCAGCCTCGGCGCGGTGCGCAATGCCGGCAACCGGATCAGGCTCGTCGCACTCGGCGCCGCCGGTTCGGCTGCGGTCGCGCCGACCCCCGAAACGCTGCGGAACGGCGCCTATCCGCTCGGCCGTATGCTGTTCTTCGGCGTCGCGGGGGCCGTGTCGTCAACCGCCCGCGCCTTCATCGACTCGTGCGCAGGCCAGGCCGGGCAGGCGCTGATCCAGCGCGCCGGTTATGTCCCCCTTCAGGCCGGATCGCGATGA